A single region of the Salvia splendens isolate huo1 chromosome 18, SspV2, whole genome shotgun sequence genome encodes:
- the LOC121775714 gene encoding serine/threonine-protein kinase WNK1-like: MNGVVDLDSEDSEFVEVDPTGRYGRYNEILGKGASKTVYRAFDEYEGIEVAWNQVKLYDFLQSPEDLERLYCEIHLLKTLKHKNIMKLCTSWVDTANRNINFVTEMFTSGTLRQYRLKHKRVNIRAIKHWCRQILQGLLYLHSHDPPVIHRDLKCDNIFINGNQGEVKIGDLGLAAILRKSHTARCVGTPEFMAPEVYEEEYNELVDIYSFGMCILEMVTFEYPYSECTHPAQIYKKVISGKKPEALYKVEDAEVRTYVEKCLATVSNRLSAWELLNDPFLHIDDYIYDMRPPTGYQRDYDELGPILSQHLMSTYHSTNSSLVNGCNNFLGYEPENDLDCNSVEYEGNEIELFTSQEDDHGGNVDVVIKGRRTDDDNIFLRLRIADKEGPVRNIYFPFDTETDTALCVATEMVAELDIMDQDVTEIAKMIDGEIALLVPDWRSGVGFEDSSPNNKTINRCHICTSDGSDAAGYSLQVLQCPKHGCGAVHGRFEEITYPFEGDEQQ; the protein is encoded by the exons ATGAATGGTGTTGTTGATCTTGATTCAGAAGATTCTGAGTTTGTGGAAGTTGATCCCACTGGGAGATATGGAAGG TATAATGAGATTCTTGGAAAAGGGGCTTCAAAGACTGT TTATAGAGCTTTTGATGAGTATGAAGGGATAGAGGTAGCTTGGAACCAAGTCAAGCTATATGATTTTCTGCAGAGCCCTGAGGATCTTGAGAGGCTGTATTGTGAAATACATCTTCTCAAGACTCTAAAACACAAGAACATCATGAAGCTATGCACTTCATGGGTCGATACGGCTAACAGAAACATCAATTTCGTGACCGAAATGTTCACTTCTGGCACCCTTAGACA GTATAGGTTGAAGCATAAGAGGGTGAATATAAGAGCAATAAAGCATTGGTGTAGGCAGATTTTGCAAGGCCTTCTCTATCTCCATAGCCACGATCCTCCCGTGATTCACAGAGACCTCAAGTGCGACAACATCTTCATCAACGGGAACCAAGGGGAGGTCAAGATTGGCGACCTTGGCCTCGCTGCAATCCTAAGAAAATCGCACACTGCTCGTTGTGTAG GGACACCTGAGTTCATGGCTCCAGAGGTGTACGAGGAGGAATACAACGAATTAGTTGACATTTACTCCTTCGGAATGTGCATTTTGGAAATGGTTACGTTTGAGTATCCGTATAGCGAGTGTACTCACCCGGCCCAAATTTATAAGAAAGTGATCTCG GGGAAGAAACCCGAGGCTCTATACAAGGTCGAGGATGCTGAGGTTCGTACATATGTTGAGAAATGCCTGGCAACCGTCTCAAACAGGTTGTCTGCGTGGGAGCTTCTCAATGATCCCTTTCTTCATATAGATGATTACATTTATGACATGAGGCCGCCGACAGGTTATCAGAGGGACTACGACGAGTTAGGCCCCATTTTGAGCCAACATCTTATGAGTACTTATCATAGCACCAACAGCTCTTTAGTCAATGGCTGCAACAACTTTCTCGGCTATGAGCCGGAGAATGACCTAGACTGCAACTCAGTGGAGTATGAGGGCAACGAGATCGAACTGTTCACGAGCCAGGAGGACGACCACGGGGGGAATGTAGACGTGGTGATCAAAGGGAGGAGAACAGATGACGACAACATCTTTCTCCGACTCAGGATCGCTGACAAGGAAG GCCCCGTTCGCAACATCTACTTCCCGTTCGACACTGAGACGGACACAGCCCTGTGTGTGGCAACCGAGATGGTGGCGGAGCTGGACATCATGGACCAGGACGTGACTGAGATTGCCAAGATGATAGATGGTGAGATCGCCTTGTTGGTGCCCGATTGGAGAAGCGGGGTCGGTTTCGAAGACAGCAGTCCCAACAACAAGACCATAAACCGTTGCCACATCTGCACCTCAGATGGCTCTGATGCAGCAGGCTACTCCTTGCAAGTCCTTCAGTGCCCGAAACACGGATGTGGGGCCGTGCACGGACGTTTTGAAGAGATTACGTACCCCTTTGAAGGGGACGAGCAGCAGTAG
- the LOC121776869 gene encoding uncharacterized protein LOC121776869, with protein MVLLKQNPPIFDGIEESAKSETWICALERIITVLMCNDEERMTCVTYGSADIWWDTKMKTTPRDQVGRMTWENFKEEIYIKYVPTSYRKAKAAEFYNLTQGRMSVTEYDRTLCDMTRYAPEQVDTDEKLADKFREGLRHEIKMALASRGRLTYAEELALALDVEATMPKERAM; from the coding sequence ATGGTTTTGCTAAAGCAAAATCCTCCTATCTTCGATGGGATAGAAGAGTCAGCAAAGTCCGAGACTTGGATATGCGCTTTGGAGCGTATTATCACAGTTCTGATGTGCAACGATGAGGAACGAATGACTTGTGTGACCTATGGGTCAGCCGACATCtggtgggataccaagatgaagACTACGCCACGAGATCAAGTGGGTAGAATGACTTGGGAGAACTTTAAGGAGGAGATATATATCAAGTACGTACCAACGAGCTACCGAAAAGCAAAGGCGGCTGAGTTTTACAACTTAACCCAAGGGCGCATGTCGGTGACTGAATATGATCGAACACTCTGCGATATGACTCGGTATGCACCTGAACAAGTTGACACCGACGAGAAGCTAGCCGATAAGTTCCGTGAGGGTCTAAGGCATGAGATAAAGATGGCACTAGCTAGTCGTGGGAGACTTACATACGCGGAAGAGTTGGCCCTCGCACTAGATGTTGAGGCaactatgcccaaggagagggcgaTGTGA